DNA sequence from the Armatimonadota bacterium genome:
CCGGGTGTGTACCGCCAGCCCGGGTCAGAGCGCGTGGTGGCGGAGGTTCACGGTTGCGACGCTGGCGGCATCCGAAACCCCCGATTCAGCGGTGCTCACGCTCCACGGAAAAGTGGGTAGAGGCTGGAACGCCATAATCACGCTGACCGTCACCCGCGATACCGGGGTAATCCAGGGGCAGGTACAGTTGACGGCCGTAAGGAACATGGAGCTTGCCACGCTCCAACTCCCGATGCTCTATCCGGCAAACGCAGACTCGCTGCTGAACGCGCCAGTTGGCGTGCCGCAGCCGGTACCGATCCCGGCGGAAGAGCCAATCGGCGCACGACTGGCGATGGTGAAGGATGGCAGCGCGACGGCGCTTTCATGGAGCGCCACTCCGCCGCTGCCGGGTTGGACCGCGCAGCCGGTTGAGCCGGCTACCTCGTCCATACCCGCGCCCTCGGGCGTGGAGTGGTCGGCCGGCGTCACGCCGGTAGGTGTAAACCCGGGAACCTCCATCACGATCCCATTCCGATTGCTGGTGCTGCCCGGCGCTAATGCCGCCGCGGAAGCGCCACGGCTTGTGCAGCCGTGACGAACGCCGTAACGCTTCAGTGCCCTGCCAAGGTGAACTTTACGCTCGACGTCCTCAGCCGGCGCCAGGATGGATACCACGGAGTTGAGACGCTCCTGCAGTCGATATCGCTCGCCGACAGGCTGACCATCGAGCCGGCCGCAGCTGGAATACGAATGGAGTGCTCCGGCCCCGCAAGCGCGGGCGTGCCGGTCGATGGCCGCAACCTGGCATGGAAGGCGGTGCTGGGCGCGTGGCGCGCGGCGCGAGGCGACTCGGCGATGCCCGGCCTGATGCTGCGTCTGGAGAAACACGTGCCGCCGGAAGCTGGGCTTGGCGGTGGCAGCAGCGATGCCGCCGGCGCCCTGACCGCAGCCAACCACCTGATGCGCCTGGAGCTGGACAACAGAACACTGACCGGGCTGGCGGCGGAGCTTGGATCGGACGTACCGTTTTTTCTCCACGGCGGCTTTGCAGCTGCTTCGGGACGTGGAGAGCGCATTCAGGAGCTGCCCGATCTGCCGACCTTGTGGCTGGTCGTTGTAAAACCGCCCGTCCACAGCAGCACGGCCACGGCCTACCGGGCGCTGGATGCTGTGCCGCAGCGCAAGAGCCATCGTGCAACACAGGTTATGCAGGCGGCGGCGGCAAACAAGGACTGGAATCGGTTGATATCGGGAATGTGCAACGACTTTGAACCTGCCGTCTTCAACGACCTGCCCGCGGCGGCGGCAGCACGCGACGACCTCGTGATGGCCGGTGCGATCACCGCTCACCTCTGCGGCAGCGGCTCGGCCGTATACGGCGTTGCCGCGTCGGAAGCCGACGCTGCGGCAATATCCGCAAGCGTGCGCCGTAGGTATTCGCTGGTCTACACCGCACGAACTCTCTCGCGCAGCGAAGCGAGCTTTCACCCTGGTGAGGAGAGTGGATGGGTGAGCTGAAGGCAAGCAGCGAAGGAATCCCGGTTGTGGTGCTCGCGGGCGGCAAGTCCAGGCCGGAACTGGCTGCCGCTACCGGCGCGGAGTCGCGGGCAAATGTGAAGCTGGGCGGCATCGCCCTGCTGGACCGCGTTCTTGCGGCGCTGAGCGCGGCGCGCTCCGGCGGCGCTCCGCTTGGCGCCGTCATTGTGGTCACGAGCGCGGCAAATCCTCCGGACTGCACTCTGGTTGCCGACGCCGGTGGCTTCGTGGAGAATCTGTTTGCCGGCCTATCGGCCGCCGGAGCCGCGGAGAGCTGTCTGATCTCCACATGCGATATACCGTTCGTCACCGCCGGCGCTATCACCCACCTGACGGAAAACGCAGGGCGGCTGCTGATAGAGGGCGAGGCAGACCTGGTCTGGCCGATCGTACCGGTAGCGACCTGTTACGAGAAGTACCCGGGCGTAAAGCGCACTGCCATCAAGGTACGCGAAGGGCAGTTTACCGGCGGCAACATGATGTTGGCCCGTCCCGCAGCATTGCTGGCCAAGCGCAGCCGGATTGCCCAGGTTTACGGTGCACGCAAGAGCCCGCTTCGCCTTGCCATGATGCTGGGTCCCTCGGCGGTGGCTCGGCTTGCGGTTTCGCAGACGGCGGCGCCCGGCGCGCTCCCACTGGCATGGCTGGAGCGCCGCGCATCTGCGATCATCGGAGCGCGAGCTCGAGCCCTGATTTCGCCGTACGCGGAGTTGGCCACCGACCTGGACCGTGCAAGTGATTTTGAGGCGGCTGAGGCGTTTATACGGCGAGACTCCGGAGAGGCGGGAGCTGAATGATGACCGACGGCCGTGATGACGCCTGGTTGGATGCCGCGATTGAGCGCGAGGAAGCGCGCTGCGGTGGCGAGATATCGCTGGAGGCGCGCAGCCTGACCGGCACGTTCGCCGCAAGCCGCCATGCAGCCCGTCAAGTGACTTCTGCAAGCGTGGTGAAGTTGCCAATCCTTCTGGCGGCGGCGCTGCTGGTGGAGCGAGGCTCGGTTGGCTGGACCGACCAACTGGAGCTCCGCGATGATGGCAAGGTGCCCGGCTCCGGTGTGCTGACACAACTCACACCCGGCTTGACGCTCTCGTTGAGAGATGCCTGCTGCCTGATGACCACCGTTTCGGACAACACAGCCACCAATCTGGTGATCGATCACGTTGGTCTAGATCGAATCAACCAGGAGATCGAACGGTTTGGCCTTGCTGGGACCCGGGTCTTTCGAAAGGTGTTCCACGATGACGACCCTGCGAAGCCCAATCCGTTCGGTTTCGGCGTGGTTACCGCGCGCGACATGGCGCTTCTACTTTCGCAGCTTCATACCGGCCAGGGAATGTCGCCCGGGTCGCGCACCGAAATGTTGAAGATGCTTGAGCAGCAGTACTACCGTGACGGCATTCCACGGCTGCTTCCGGATGGCTGGAGTTACGCCGGCAAGACCGGCGCCGTGGACGACGTTCGAAACGATGTGGGCCTGGTGACTTCGCCAGCCGGCGGCTGCATGGCGCTTGCCATATTCGTGCAGAAGCTGCCAAAAGTGCTCTGGACTGCCGACAACCCCGGCCTGCTTGCAATTGCCAACCTCGCCCGCGAGATATGTGGTCGCTGCTCCGAGGCGGGCGCCGATGGCTGAAGCGCAGAGACAGATCGACGGATGGACGCGATCCGTTGAGTGAATTGCAGCCGTGCCCGAATCCGGAGATGCTCGTCGCCATTGGTGATATCCACGGCATGGGAATGATGCTGCGCGACCTGATTCGCCGCATCGAAGCGCTAGGGCTTCCGCCCGAGACGCCCTGGGTGTTTTTGGGAGATTACGTAGACCGCGGCGAGGATTCGGCGGGCGTGTTGAACACCCTGCTTGAGTTGCAGACGCAGCGGCCGGACACGATCTTCCTGCGCGGCAACCACGAAC
Encoded proteins:
- the ispE gene encoding 4-(cytidine 5'-diphospho)-2-C-methyl-D-erythritol kinase; amino-acid sequence: MTNAVTLQCPAKVNFTLDVLSRRQDGYHGVETLLQSISLADRLTIEPAAAGIRMECSGPASAGVPVDGRNLAWKAVLGAWRAARGDSAMPGLMLRLEKHVPPEAGLGGGSSDAAGALTAANHLMRLELDNRTLTGLAAELGSDVPFFLHGGFAAASGRGERIQELPDLPTLWLVVVKPPVHSSTATAYRALDAVPQRKSHRATQVMQAAAANKDWNRLISGMCNDFEPAVFNDLPAAAAARDDLVMAGAITAHLCGSGSAVYGVAASEADAAAISASVRRRYSLVYTARTLSRSEASFHPGEESGWVS
- a CDS encoding serine hydrolase, yielding MMTDGRDDAWLDAAIEREEARCGGEISLEARSLTGTFAASRHAARQVTSASVVKLPILLAAALLVERGSVGWTDQLELRDDGKVPGSGVLTQLTPGLTLSLRDACCLMTTVSDNTATNLVIDHVGLDRINQEIERFGLAGTRVFRKVFHDDDPAKPNPFGFGVVTARDMALLLSQLHTGQGMSPGSRTEMLKMLEQQYYRDGIPRLLPDGWSYAGKTGAVDDVRNDVGLVTSPAGGCMALAIFVQKLPKVLWTADNPGLLAIANLAREICGRCSEAGADG
- a CDS encoding nucleotidyltransferase family protein, translated to MGELKASSEGIPVVVLAGGKSRPELAAATGAESRANVKLGGIALLDRVLAALSAARSGGAPLGAVIVVTSAANPPDCTLVADAGGFVENLFAGLSAAGAAESCLISTCDIPFVTAGAITHLTENAGRLLIEGEADLVWPIVPVATCYEKYPGVKRTAIKVREGQFTGGNMMLARPAALLAKRSRIAQVYGARKSPLRLAMMLGPSAVARLAVSQTAAPGALPLAWLERRASAIIGARARALISPYAELATDLDRASDFEAAEAFIRRDSGEAGAE